Proteins from a genomic interval of Zingiber officinale cultivar Zhangliang chromosome 2A, Zo_v1.1, whole genome shotgun sequence:
- the LOC122040718 gene encoding pentatricopeptide repeat-containing protein At3g61520, mitochondrial-like — protein MKLVKNPCLRFTALRRCHAASSSTAAAATDFDCDGGVGTRSDVKHQKPSSNASPRLLKYLLYSLLGSASPGRLSAALSILRGMLPPNSTSPPDAATRSIVFSGLVKRSQPLNEKSLALLVEMAKMGLFPHDAILFTQFITKLCRCGAISGAWDFFHAVKDAGGSFEAPMCNALLAGLAAMQDFERMNLLFSEMKGLGARPDVVTFGILINSLCKSRRIDDALNVLDAMSSPDSGVTPGTIIFNTVIDGLCKAGRLQDGLSLLDRMKSSHACDPDSVTYTSLIKAFCKAAELDKAHELLTRMEKERVTVNVVILNTFVNGMCRYGMIGGALDFFQKKKVKWPEVKGNAITYKILIGAFLHSNKVGRAMALFDEMIKEGVSPDSTTYSTLIYRLTQFGKLDDAYSNMSLMRKNGFRVDIKSYNILISGFCKKKRLDKALEIHDEICEAGLRPDIFTSTSLIDAFCKAGDFSKAGKFLNKMVDNGCNPNGVTYGTLINGYCKSGDLEQAMKIFKSMDVSMVPANIVIYTTLIDSYCKNQKVDAAIYLFDEMQEKDILPDAVTYTAIFKGLKNLNMSDKAFELMDKMNLQGCKPDYVTMDLLTGWLTVIGETERLRLFVQRATSSDIDSGNPDV, from the coding sequence ATGAAGCTGGTGAAGAATCCGTGTTTGCGTTTCACAGCTCTCCGCCGCTGCCACGCCGCCTCCTCTTCTACAGCCGCCGCTGCCACCGACTTCGATTGCGATGGTGGCGTAGGCACCCGGAGCGACGTGAAACACCAGAAACCCTCTAGCAATGCCTCACCTCGCCTCCTTAAATACCTCCTCTATTCCCTGCTCGGTTCCGCCTCTCCCGGCCGCCTTTCCGCCGCCTTGTCGATCCTCCGCGGTATGCTTCCCCCCAACTCCACTTCCCCTCCTGACGCCGCCACTCGGTCGATCGTTTTCTCCGGCCTGGTTAAGCGAAGCCAGCCCCTGAACGAGAAGTCCctcgccctcctcgtcgagatgGCCAAGATGGGACTTTTTCCGCACGACGCCATCCTGTTCACTCAGTTCATCACCAAGCTGTGCCGCTGCGGCGCCATCTCCGGGGCCTGGGATTTCTTTCACGCGGTAAAGGATGCTGGCGGCTCCTTCGAGGCCCCTATGTGCAACGCCCTCTTGGCTGGCCTCGCTGCAATGCAAGACTTCGAAAGGATGAATCTTCTGTTTTCGGAGATGAAAGGCTTGGGCGCGCGCCCTGACGTAGTCACCTTCGGTATACTCATCAATAGCCTATGCAAATCCCGTCGCATCGATGATGCACTGAACGTGCTCGACGCAATGTCAAGCCCAGATTCAGGGGTCACCCCTGGCACAATCATTTTTAACACTGTCATTGATGGGCTCTGCAAGGCAGGAAGGCTTCAGGATGGTCTCTCCTTGCTTGATAGGATGAAATCAAGCCATGCTTGTGATCCTGACAGTGTGACTTACACCAGCTTGATTAAAGCCTTCTGCAAGGCTGCAGAGTTAGACAAAGCTCATGAATTGCTTACCAGGATGGAGAAGGAAAGGGTGACTGTGAATGTGGTTATTCTGAATACCTTTGTAAATGGAATGTGCAGGTATGGGATGATCGGAGGTGCCCTAGATTTTTTCCAAAAGAAAAAGGTCAAGTGGCCGGAAGTTAAAGGCAATGCTATCACCTATAAAATCCTGATTGGTGCTTTTCTTCATTCCAACAAAGTAGGAAGGGCGATGGCATTGTTTGATGAGATGATCAAGGAAGGAGTTTCCCCTGATTCTACAACATACTCCACTCTCATCTATAGGTTGACTCAATTTGGTAAACTGGATGATGCTTATTCGAACATGTCGTTGATGAGAAAGAATGGTTTTCGAGTAGACATAAAGAGCTATAACATTTTGATCAGTGGGTTTTGCAAGAAGAAGAGGTTGGATAAGGCATTGGAGATACACGATGAAATATGCGAGGCAGGGCTTAGGCCTGATATCTTCACATCCACTTCTTTGATTGATGCTTTCTGCAAGGCTGGTGATTTTTCAAAGGCTGGTAaattcctcaacaaaatggtcgaCAATGGATGCAACCCTAACGGTGTGACTTATGGAACTTTGATCAATGGTTACTGCAAATCTGGTGATCTTGAACAAGCCATGAAGATCTTCAAGAGCATGGATGTGTCAATGGTGCCGGCCAACATTGTTATTTATACTACCCTCATTGATTCTTATTGTAAGAATCAAAAagttgatgcagcaatatacctCTTCGATGAGATGCAGGAAAAAGATATATTGCCTGATGCCGTGACCTACACTGCTATTTTCAAGGGTCTTAAGAACCTTAACATGTCTGATAAAGCCTTCGAGCTTATGGACAAGATGAATTTGCAGGGATGCAAACCAGACTATGTGACAATGGATCTTCTTACAGGATGGTTAACTGTGATCGGTGAGACGGAGAGACTGAGACTATTTGTGCAACGGGCGACATCTTCTGATATCGACTCGGGCAATcctgatgtttaa